ATTCCCCAGCTCGCTCACGGCATGCGCGTCCGTCGAGATCACGAAGGATAGCTTACGCTCGCGCGCCGCGCGCAGCCACTGCGGGGCCAGGTCGAGGCGATGGGGATCCCCGTTGATCTCGATGGCCACGCGCGAGGCCGCGGCCACGTCCAGCACCCGCTCCACGTCCACGTCGATGGGTGGGCGGGAGGGAATGAGGCGTCCGAGCGCGTGCCCCCATATCTTGAAGCAGGGATGCCTCATCGCGCGAGTGAGCCGGCGCGCCATCTCCTCGGGGCCGAGGCGGTGGCGCTGATGGACGCTCGCGATGATCACGTCGAGCTGCTCGAGGATCGCGTCGGGGTAGTCGAGGGCGCCGTCGGCGAGGATGTCGCATTCCGTCCCGCGCAGCAGGCGCACCGAGGCCGACTCCTGCACCCGCGCGATCTCGTCCCACTGCGCGCGCAAGCGGTCCACGGACAGGCCACCGGCGTACGACGCGGTGGGCGAGTGATCGGTGACCGTGAGATAGGCCATGCCGAGCGCGTCCGCCGCCGCCGCCATCTCGGCCACGGTGTGGCGGCCGTCCGAGTATACGGTGTGGCAGTGCACCAGGCCGCGGATGTCACCCTCCTCGACCAGATCGTCGGGCAGGCGGCCCTCCAGCGCGGCCTCGATCTCGCCCTCGTCCTCGCGCAGCTCGGGCGGGATGAACGGCAGGCCGAGGTAGCCGTAGAGGTCCTCCTCGTCGCGCGCGGTGAGCGGGGGACCGCTCGGGGACCGGGTGAGTCCCCCGCGGGTGAGGTGCAGGCCGCGCCCCTCGGCGAGCCGCGCCAGATGCGTGAGGTGCGCGGACGAGCCGGTGGCGTGGAGCAGCGTGGTCGCGTGGTGATCGGGCAGCCCGACGCGCACTTCCAGGGGGAGACCGTTGTCGAGCACCGCGCGGTAGGCCGCCGGCCCGCTCTCGCTCACCGAGAGCACGCCGGGCAGGGCCAGCGCGTGCGCGCGCGCCGCCGCCGGCGTAGTCGAGGCAACCACCACCTCGATGCCGTCCACCATCTCCAGGCCCCGGCGCAGGTCGCCCGCGATCTCGGCTGCGGTGACGCCGGGCGCCCGGCGCAGATGCGCCAGGACCGGCTCGGCTGCTTCGAGCGCCTGGGCGAGCAGCGCGCGCGTCCCCGTGGGGGCCGGGCCCGGCGCCTCGAGCCGCTGGATCGCCTCGAGGATGCGCGCCTCGGTCTTTGGGCCGATGCCCTTAACGTTGCGGACGCGGCCCGCTTCGGCGGCCGTCCGCAGGCCCGCGAGCGTCTCCACGCCGAGCGCCTGGTGGATCGCGACAATCTTCGCGAGCGGCAGACCGAGCCGGCCCAGCTCGCTCGCACCGGGCGGGAGCTGAGCTCGCAGCGTGTCGAGCGCCTCGGCGCGCCCGGTGCGGTGAAGCTCGATGATACGAGCGGCGAGTCCCACGCCGATGCCCGACAAGGCAGTGAGCCGGTCCTCTGCGACGAGGCGCTCGAATGTCGCGTCGTCGATGCCTTCGAGCACCGCGGCGCCACGCGCGTACGCGCGCGCCTTGAACGTATCCTCGCGGGCGAGGTCCAGCAGGCGCGCCATCTCCTTCAGCGCCCGCGCGATGCCGAGTCGGTCACGGCCCTCCATCGAGGAACTGCCGCAGCAAGGGCCGTGCCGCTAAGCGCGGCGGCGCTCCCCGAGATGCGGCCGGAGATCCACGCGCCGGCCCTCCGCGGCGGATAGATATGCGCCATAGATCACGGCAGTGACGTCGCGCGCGAGCGCGCCGCCGGAGAGCGGCTCCCGGCCGAGGGCGACGCACTCGACGAAGTCCTGGATCTCCTGTGGATAGCCCGAGGTCCAGTCCTCGTCCGGCTGCGGGCTCGACCAACCGGCCTTGGTCTCTAGCTTCTCCACGAGGTACTCCGAGCCGAAGACGGCGGGGTCGGGGGCGTAGGCCTGCACGGTGTCGTTGGGGTTGATG
This sequence is a window from Candidatus Methylomirabilota bacterium. Protein-coding genes within it:
- a CDS encoding PHP domain-containing protein, producing the protein MEGRDRLGIARALKEMARLLDLAREDTFKARAYARGAAVLEGIDDATFERLVAEDRLTALSGIGVGLAARIIELHRTGRAEALDTLRAQLPPGASELGRLGLPLAKIVAIHQALGVETLAGLRTAAEAGRVRNVKGIGPKTEARILEAIQRLEAPGPAPTGTRALLAQALEAAEPVLAHLRRAPGVTAAEIAGDLRRGLEMVDGIEVVVASTTPAAARAHALALPGVLSVSESGPAAYRAVLDNGLPLEVRVGLPDHHATTLLHATGSSAHLTHLARLAEGRGLHLTRGGLTRSPSGPPLTARDEEDLYGYLGLPFIPPELREDEGEIEAALEGRLPDDLVEEGDIRGLVHCHTVYSDGRHTVAEMAAAADALGMAYLTVTDHSPTASYAGGLSVDRLRAQWDEIARVQESASVRLLRGTECDILADGALDYPDAILEQLDVIIASVHQRHRLGPEEMARRLTRAMRHPCFKIWGHALGRLIPSRPPIDVDVERVLDVAAASRVAIEINGDPHRLDLAPQWLRAARERKLSFVISTDAHAVSELGNLRYGVTMARRGWVRRVEVLNTLDASGFARAVAPAGTR